In uncultured Ilyobacter sp., a genomic segment contains:
- the glmS gene encoding glutamine--fructose-6-phosphate transaminase (isomerizing), with product MCGIVGYVGDRDASGVILDGLSRLEYRGYDSAGIAVSSGDKLIVKKKQGRLKILQDYIDKNPIEGHVAIGHTRWATHGKPSDENSHPHSNTGENISVVHNGIIENYIEIKKELIEKGYEFLSDTDTEVLAHLLDLYLEEDFFATIQKVLKKVKGSYGLGILNTKYPDTVFCARKDSPLVIGLGKDENFIASDVPALLKYTKDVYFLENGEIGIVKKDSVEVYDIEKNEIKKEKVTIEWSLEQATKAGYPHFMLKEINEQPEGIRETIKRRVDENNLIHFDDINLGKEELKAIKDIYIIACGTAYNAGLQGKFALQKIAKIKADADIASEFRYSDPFMDETTLVILVSQSGETLDTLAALREAKKKGAKTLAITNVIGSSIAREADNVIYTWAGPEIAVASTKAYTTQVVVFYMLSLYIAKLKEIISDEDYTTILKGLNDVPEKIEKILAQEDKIKAIAKKIKDCTQGFYLGRGLDYSVATEASLKMKEVAYMHTEAFASGELKHGTIALIEDDIPVVAITTQSFLFEKSISNIKEVKARGAYVISVTQENNTVVEEISDEVIYIPESDDLIAGITAIVPLQLLAYHVSDMRGIDVDKPRNLAKSVTVE from the coding sequence ATGTGTGGAATCGTAGGTTATGTAGGGGATAGAGATGCCAGTGGGGTTATCTTAGACGGATTAAGCAGATTGGAGTATAGGGGATACGACTCAGCAGGTATTGCTGTAAGTTCTGGGGATAAGTTAATTGTAAAAAAGAAGCAGGGAAGGCTGAAAATTTTGCAAGACTACATCGATAAAAACCCTATAGAGGGACATGTGGCCATAGGTCATACGAGATGGGCTACTCACGGTAAGCCATCAGATGAAAATTCTCACCCTCACTCAAATACCGGTGAAAATATCTCAGTTGTTCACAACGGTATAATAGAAAACTATATAGAGATAAAAAAAGAGCTGATCGAAAAGGGATATGAGTTTCTTTCTGATACAGATACAGAGGTACTAGCACATCTCTTAGATTTATATTTAGAAGAGGACTTTTTTGCAACTATTCAGAAAGTTCTAAAAAAAGTAAAAGGTTCTTACGGACTTGGAATATTAAATACAAAATATCCAGACACTGTATTTTGTGCCAGAAAAGACAGTCCTCTAGTAATCGGTCTTGGAAAAGATGAAAACTTTATAGCTTCTGATGTTCCTGCTCTTCTAAAGTATACGAAAGATGTATACTTCCTTGAAAATGGAGAGATAGGTATTGTGAAGAAAGACTCTGTAGAGGTATATGATATAGAGAAAAATGAGATTAAAAAAGAAAAAGTTACAATCGAATGGTCTTTAGAGCAGGCTACTAAAGCAGGCTACCCTCATTTCATGTTAAAAGAGATAAATGAACAGCCAGAGGGAATAAGAGAGACAATAAAAAGAAGGGTAGATGAAAATAACCTTATCCATTTTGATGATATTAACCTGGGGAAAGAGGAACTCAAGGCGATAAAGGATATTTATATCATAGCATGTGGTACTGCTTACAATGCCGGTCTTCAAGGAAAGTTTGCACTGCAAAAGATTGCAAAGATAAAAGCAGATGCCGATATAGCTTCAGAATTTAGATATTCAGATCCTTTTATGGACGAAACCACTCTTGTAATATTGGTAAGTCAGTCTGGTGAGACTCTAGATACTCTAGCAGCTCTTCGTGAGGCCAAGAAAAAAGGTGCCAAAACACTGGCAATAACAAACGTTATCGGATCATCAATAGCAAGAGAGGCAGACAACGTAATCTATACATGGGCAGGTCCTGAAATTGCTGTTGCTTCTACAAAGGCTTATACAACTCAAGTAGTGGTTTTCTATATGCTTTCACTTTATATTGCAAAGCTAAAAGAGATAATTTCTGATGAAGATTATACCACTATTTTGAAGGGTCTAAATGATGTACCTGAAAAAATTGAAAAAATACTCGCTCAAGAGGATAAAATAAAAGCAATAGCTAAAAAAATAAAAGACTGCACTCAAGGCTTTTATCTAGGAAGAGGACTTGACTATAGTGTGGCCACAGAGGCCTCTCTTAAAATGAAGGAAGTTGCCTATATGCACACAGAGGCATTCGCTTCTGGAGAGCTTAAGCATGGTACCATCGCTCTTATAGAGGATGATATCCCTGTAGTTGCAATAACTACACAGTCTTTCCTTTTTGAAAAGTCTATATCTAACATAAAAGAGGTAAAGGCAAGAGGTGCATATGTAATATCTGTTACTCAAGAAAATAACACAGTGGTGGAAGAGATCTCTGATGAAGTTATTTATATACCTGAATCAGATGACCTTATTGCTGGAATAACTGCCATTGTACCACTTCAACTTCTAGCCTACCATGTATCAGACATGAGAGGAATAGACGTTGATAAACCTAGAAACTTAGCAAAATCAGTTACAGTAGAATAA